The following proteins come from a genomic window of Enterococcus gilvus ATCC BAA-350:
- the pepV gene encoding dipeptidase PepV produces the protein MTIDWQKEVDARKDDLMKDLGDLIRINSIRDVEHGTKEEPLGPGPAAALRKVLEFGDRDGFVTKNIENVAGHIEYGDGEEMFGLLGHVDVVPVDDNWDTDPFEPVVKDGKLYARGSADDKGPSIAAYYAMRIIKDLELPISKKIRFIFGTDEESEWVGIHRYMEVEEMPKVGFSPDAQFPIINGEKGILSYEVTFANKDNAASGDFDLVSFKSGLRTNMVPGDATAVLKVNDEAKVADMKAAFDAFIEKSDVKGEFAETNGEITLTVIGKGAHAQEPKFGVNSATFLATFLVDYKLDGNGANFVQTTAEYMHLDYNGKKLNAYTKHDVMGETTSSANLFDYTSEGDKKITINVRHPEGIDKDTILANMEDVLKDAGVSIAIIGDVKTPHYVPASDPLVKTLLDVYEEHTGLEGHEESIGGGTYGRILERGVAYGAMFPGEENVMHQPNEFMPIDSLFKATAIYADAIYRLVK, from the coding sequence ATGACAATTGATTGGCAAAAAGAAGTAGACGCACGTAAAGACGACTTAATGAAAGACTTAGGCGATCTTATTCGCATCAACAGTATCCGCGACGTGGAACATGGAACAAAAGAAGAACCTCTTGGACCTGGACCAGCTGCCGCTTTACGCAAAGTACTAGAATTTGGTGACCGTGATGGCTTCGTTACGAAAAACATCGAAAACGTTGCTGGACACATTGAATACGGTGACGGAGAAGAAATGTTCGGTCTGTTAGGACACGTAGACGTTGTTCCTGTCGACGACAACTGGGATACAGATCCATTTGAACCAGTAGTTAAAGATGGAAAATTATACGCTCGTGGTTCTGCCGATGACAAAGGGCCTTCGATCGCTGCCTATTATGCAATGCGCATCATCAAAGATCTAGAATTACCGATCTCTAAAAAAATCCGCTTTATCTTCGGTACTGACGAAGAAAGTGAATGGGTAGGGATCCACCGTTATATGGAAGTGGAAGAAATGCCAAAAGTTGGATTTTCTCCAGACGCACAATTCCCAATCATTAATGGTGAAAAAGGAATCTTATCTTATGAAGTAACTTTCGCAAACAAAGACAACGCTGCATCTGGCGACTTTGATCTAGTAAGCTTCAAATCAGGCTTACGCACGAACATGGTACCAGGAGATGCAACAGCAGTTCTTAAAGTCAACGACGAAGCAAAAGTTGCAGATATGAAAGCAGCATTTGACGCGTTTATTGAAAAATCAGACGTGAAAGGCGAATTCGCTGAAACCAATGGCGAAATCACACTCACTGTAATTGGTAAAGGTGCCCATGCGCAAGAACCAAAATTCGGTGTCAACTCTGCAACCTTCTTAGCAACCTTCTTAGTGGACTACAAGTTAGACGGCAATGGTGCGAACTTTGTTCAAACAACTGCTGAATACATGCACTTAGATTACAACGGTAAGAAATTAAATGCTTACACAAAACACGATGTAATGGGTGAAACAACTTCTTCAGCGAACTTGTTCGACTATACTTCTGAAGGCGACAAAAAGATCACGATCAATGTTCGTCATCCAGAAGGCATCGACAAAGATACGATCTTAGCGAACATGGAAGACGTTCTTAAAGATGCAGGCGTTTCGATCGCGATCATTGGTGACGTGAAAACGCCTCACTATGTTCCAGCAAGTGATCCATTAGTGAAAACATTATTGGACGTTTACGAAGAACATACAGGTCTTGAAGGCCATGAAGAATCAATCGGCGGAGGTACTTACGGTCGAATCCTAGAACGTGGTGTCGCATACGGCGCAATGTTCCCAGGAGAAGAAAATGTAATGCATCAGCCAAACGAATTTATGCCTATTGATAGCTTGTTCAAAGCAACAGCTATTTATGCTGACGCTATTTATCGCTTAGTTAAATAG